One Lachancea thermotolerans CBS 6340 chromosome F complete sequence DNA window includes the following coding sequences:
- the PSF3 gene encoding DNA replication protein PSF3 (similar to uniprot|Q12146 Saccharomyces cerevisiae YOL146W PSF3 Subunit of the GINS complex (Sld5p Psf1p Psf2p Psf3p) which binds to DNA replication origins and facilitates assembly of the DNA replication machinery) — MGYYDIDDILADAAKFPCRFNYAVPGLGYLEGNVGEEIKKNAKVELPLWLARILAIVGGDEEADPDSEGALPFVELLAPEILSSRVMNAIKSSPVALDVHSINAHFYALAVKWATLFDDRELVRVLNYMLLERTREIHNHAASGTLGGAPSTFMLTLDEFEKKLYRDTHSGCKETRHWIVRK, encoded by the coding sequence ATGGGATACTACGATATTGACGATATCTTGGCTGATGCGGCCAAGTTCCCGTGCAGATTCAATTATGCTGTACCCGGACTAGGTTACTTAGAGGGCAATGTGGGTGAggagatcaaaaaaaacgCGAAAGTGGAGTTACCGCTGTGGTTAGCTCGCATCCTAGCAATAGTGGGCGGGGATGAAGAAGCGGACCCGGATTCTGAAGGCGCTTTGCCTTTTGTCGAATTACTGGCCCCAGAGATACTTTCGTCGCGTGTTATGAATGCCATCAAGTCCAGTCCTGTAGCCCTGGATGTGCACTCGATTAATGCACATTTTTACGCGCTTGCTGTCAAATGGGCTACATTATTTGATGACCGTGAGCTAGTTCGTGTACTCAACTACATGCTTTTGGAACGCACAAGAGAAATCCACAATCACGCTGCCAGTGGCACGCTGGGCGGTGCACCTAGCACTTTTATGTTAACGTTAGACgagtttgaaaagaagctttacCGCGATACACACAGCGGCTGTAAGGAAACTCGGCACTGGATTGTACGAAAATAG
- the PEX11 gene encoding Pex11p (similar to uniprot|Q12462 Saccharomyces cerevisiae YOL147C PEX11 Peroxisomal membrane protein required for peroxisome proliferation and medium-chain fatty acid oxidation most abundant protein in the peroxisomal membrane regulated by Adr1p and Pip2p-Oaf1p promoter contains ORE and UAS1-like elements): MVCDLLVYHPSVSRLIRLLDASAGREKVLRLLQYLCRFLGEQYSMVLARKLQAEFALVRKMLRFLKPLNHLQAASKFFDNKIASDNVVRWCNVIKNLAYAGYLALDQVTLLRLLRLVPNTPITGTRIPRWSNWCWFAGLSAGLVLDLRQLQVAREQGRGDKEATKAVAADRAKALRRLLWDSLDTFIVLNNLKFLHSPDNSVGLAGVATSLFGLQGLWEAA; this comes from the coding sequence ATGGTGTGTGATTTATTAGTTTACCATCCAAGCGTCAGTAGGCTAATTCGGCTTCTCGATGCGAGCGCAGGGCGCGAGAAGGTGTTGCGCCTGTTGCAATATCTGTGCCGCTTCCTGGGCGAACAATACTCAATGGTGCTGGCGCGCAAGCTGCAGGCAGAGTTTGCGCTGGTACGCAAGATGCTTCGTTTTCTGAAACCGTTGAATCACCTCCAAGCGGCATCAAAATTCTTTGATAATAAGATTGCGAGCGACAACGTAGTTCGGTGGTGCAACGTAATCAAAAATCTAGCGTACGCAGGCTACCTTGCACTAGATCAAGTCACATTACTACGGCTGTTAAGGCTGGTACCCAATACTCCGATAACTGGCACGCGCATTCCACGTTGGTCAAACTGGTGCTGGTTCGCAGGATTGTCGGCCGGTCTCGTACTAGACCTACGCCAATTGCAGGTTGCCCGGGAGCAGGGGCGCGGGGATAAGGAAGCGACCAAGGCTGTGGCAGCCGACCGCGCGAAGGCACTCCGCAGGCTATTGTGGGACTCGCTAGACACATTTATCGTATTGAACAACCTAAAATTCCTACATTCACCCGATAACTCAGTTGGCCTCGCTGGTGTTGCAACGTCACTCTTTGGATTGCAGGGCTTGTGGGAAGCAGCTTAG